Part of the Streptomyces europaeiscabiei genome is shown below.
CCGACTGGACCGCTTCCGGGAACGCGCGGTGCCACTGCGGGCCGGATGGGAGTTCCGGCGCTGGGAGGACGGGCGCGTGCTCTTCTCCCAGGAACTCGGCGAGGAATGCGAACGGCGCTTCGGTCAGCAGAGCTACGTCGCGCACCGCGCCGATCTCCTCGACGCGGTGCGGTCGGCCGTCCCCGAGGCGTCGCTGCGTCTGGGGCTGCGGCTCGCCGGCCTCCACCGGCTGGACGAAGGCGTCGAGCTGACCTTCACCGACGGATCACGGGAGGTCGCCGACGTCGTCATCGGTGCCGACGGCGTGCACACCACCGTCGGCCGGTTCGTGGCCGAAGCCGAAGCACCACGCTTCTCGGGCATGTGCGCCTACCGCTCCCTCGTACCGGTGGAGCGCGCGCCGGCTTTCGCGCGCCGTCCAGTACAGACCCTGTGGCTCGGCCCGGACCGCCACCTGGTGCACTACCCGATCTCCGCAGGCACTCAGATCAGCATCGTCGCCTTCGGGCCCGCACACGACTGGACGACGGAGTCCTGGTCGGCCGAGGGCCGGATCGAGGACCTGCGCGCCGAGTTCGCCGGGTGGTCCGAGGGCCTGACGGAGCTGCTCGCGGCGGCGCAGCGCGTCGGGCGGTGGGCGCTGCTCGACCGGGATCCGCTGCCCCGCTGGACGAACGGGCCCATCACGCTGTTGGGTGATGCGGCGCACCCGATGTTCCCCTTCTTCGCTCAGGGGGCGGCGCAGGCGATGGAGGACGCCGCCGTCCTGGCCGGCTGCCTCGCCGACCAGCCGGAAGACCCCTCTGCCGCGCTGCGCCGCTACGAGGACGTCCGTCGGCCACGGGCCACCCGGGTGCAGCTGATGAGCCGGGGCCGGGCGGAGAGCAACCACCTGCCCGACGGGCCCGAACAGCGTGCCAGGGACGCCTCGTTCGCGAACGAGGATCCCCTGGCGCACAACGGCTGGATCTACGGGCACGACGCGGAGCTGGCCCTGCGGGAAGCACCGGTGTGAGTGCTCGGTCCGCGTCGCTGGAGCGGGGACGGCCTGGCGGGGGAGTGATGATAGCCTGCCGATAGAGTCCTATTTGTATCTATTAGTCCAGCGGCAGTGGAGTCGCCGCCCCACCGGCTGCGGGCAGGAGGACTGGTGACGGTCGAGCCTTGCGAGGGCGTTTGGGGGCCCGGTGAGCGAGGCGAGGCGACGTTGGACCTCGTCCTCCGGCAGTCGACGACATGTCTCAACGGTCTGGGGGCGATGGTGCACCGGCACGACGTTGCCGCCGGTCGGCTGCGTCTGGTCGCGGCGACAGGGCTCGACCGGGAAAGCACGGCGCAGTGGGCGGATCTGGCCGACCAGCAGGACGTGGCGCCCGCCCAAGCTGTGCGGCGCGCTGCCTTCGTGCACGTTGCGGGAGACGGCTTGGGCAACGAAGCGGCCGGCACGGTGGCTGTACCCCTTCCCGGCGCCGATGCGCCGGTCGGTGTGCTGTCCGTGTTCACGGCGGCACCCGGTGAGCCGGACGAAGCCCAGCGGTCCCTGCTGCGGGCGCTGGCGGCGTGGGCAGGCGCGCGTCTGGCCGGTGGCCCCGGTACGTCGCCCGGTCCGGACGGGGAGGCGGGGGTTCAGCGCTCGCTGCGCATGGGCGAGCTGACCGCCGCGCTCGCCGAGGCCGTCACCTCCCGTGACGTCGTGCGGGCCGTCGCCGAGTTCGTCCTCGCTCCGTTCGGTGCCGACGGGCTGGTGTTCCAGGTGCTGGAAGGGGACCGCTTGAAAGTCGTCGGCGCCACCGGATATCCGCGGCAGCTCCTCGGCCTGGTCGACGGGATCCTGCTCGGCGACCATGCGCAGATGCAGTACATGGTACGAACCCGTACTCCTCTGTTCGTCGAGTCGAGAGCGGAGCTCGCCGGGCGCTTTCCCTCGCTGAGGCATGTCACTGACGCGTCCCCGAAGGAGGCGTGGGCGTTCCTGCCCATGCTGGCCTCGGGGCGCGTCATCGGCGTGTGCGTGGTGTCCTTCAGCGAGCCGCACTCGTTCAGCGACGACGAGCGCTCCCTGCTGACGGCGCTGAGCGGCCTGGTCGGGCAGTCGCTGGAGCGGGCCCGCCTGTACGACACGGAGCGTGCCCGCGCCCGGGAACTGCAGCGGGGTCTGCTGCCCAGGACGCTGCCCCGTCTGCCCGCCGCCGTCGCCGCCGCGCGGTACCTGCCCGCTGGTCGGGGTGACGAGGTGGGCGGCGACTGGTACGACCTGATCCCGCTGTCCGCCGACCGGGTCGCCATGGTCATCGGTGACGTCATGGGACACGGCATCACCGAGGCCGCCACGATGGGTCGGCTGCGCACAGCCGTACGCACCCTCGCCGACCTGGAGATGCCCCCCGACGAGCTGTTCAGTCGTCTCAACGACCTGGTCTCCGACCTGGGTGAGGACTTCTACGCCACCTGCCTGTACGCCGTCTTCGACCCTGTCGCGCGTATATGCTCGTACGCCCTGGCCGGCCACCCTCCGCCGGTTGTCGTCCATCCGGACGGCACGGTCCACAGCCCCGACGTGGCTCCGGATCCACCGCTGGGCGCCGCCAAACTGCCCTTCGCAACACATGAGTTGCCCATGCCCGACGAGAGCCTGGTCGTCCTGTGCACCGACGGGCTGGTCGAATCTGTCATCCGGGACGCCGACGAGGGACTGGCCCAACTGCGGCGGACGCTTGCCCGGGCCCCGGCCGAGGCCGCCTGCTTCGAGGCCGCCGACGAGGACGACGACGTGCGACGCCTGGAGCGGTTGTGCGACACGGTCGTGTCGGCTCTGCTGCCCGATCGCGGGCAGACGGCTGATGACGCCGGTCTGCTCATCGTCCACGCCCGGTGCACCGGCGCCGGTGATGTCGCCTCCCGCGACCTCAGGCACGATCCCCGTGCGGCCGGAGAGGCCCGGGCCTGTGTCCGCGAACAGCTCGACGCCTGGGGGCTCGGCGATCTCGTGCTCACCACCGAGCTACTGGTCAGCGAACTGGTGGGCAACGTCGTACGCCACGCCAAGGGCCCCGTCCGCCTCCGCCTGCTGCGCAGCCGCTCCCTGATCTGCGAGGTCTACGACGGCAGTCTCACCACACCGCGCGTCCGCCACGCCAGTTACACCGACGAGGGCGGGCGCGGCCTGCAACTCGTCGCCGCCCTTTCACGGCGCTGGGGCGCCCGCTATCTCCACGACGGCAAATGCATCTGGACGGAGCAGGACCTCCCGCCTGCCGTCCACGAGGGCGTCAGTGAGACATGAGCACAATGAATGCTATAGATGATTCACAATCGCCAGACTAATGAGCAGAGCGAACAAGCTGCTTCCGCAGCCACGCCCGCCCCGGATCGGTGGCGCCGCGTGGATTCCACACCAGATCGATTCCGAGGGTCGGCAGGGGCACCGGCGATTCCATGACACGCAGCCCGTGCCGCGCTGCCAGACGTTGAGCCAGACGGCGCTGCAGCAGCGCGATCATGTGTGTGCCGCGCACCACCGAAGGGATCATCAGGAACTCGAAGACGACCATCTGCACAGTGAGATCGGGAATCATCCTGGCGAGGGCCTGCTGAGCGCCAACCCGCCCTCCCTCCCACTCGAACACCGCGTGAGGCAGCCGGGTGAGGTCGTCGAAGGTCAGCGCCGCGCCGATGCGGTCGTTGTCCGCGTCCGCGACCAGGACCCAGCTTTCGTTGTAGAGCCGCTCCCTCGGCAGAGTG
Proteins encoded:
- a CDS encoding FAD-dependent monooxygenase, producing MNRHDNQHTPDLRVAVIGGGIGGLATAAFLHRAGIEATVYEQAPALTEVGAGLVASPNAVRLLSSLGRLDRFRERAVPLRAGWEFRRWEDGRVLFSQELGEECERRFGQQSYVAHRADLLDAVRSAVPEASLRLGLRLAGLHRLDEGVELTFTDGSREVADVVIGADGVHTTVGRFVAEAEAPRFSGMCAYRSLVPVERAPAFARRPVQTLWLGPDRHLVHYPISAGTQISIVAFGPAHDWTTESWSAEGRIEDLRAEFAGWSEGLTELLAAAQRVGRWALLDRDPLPRWTNGPITLLGDAAHPMFPFFAQGAAQAMEDAAVLAGCLADQPEDPSAALRRYEDVRRPRATRVQLMSRGRAESNHLPDGPEQRARDASFANEDPLAHNGWIYGHDAELALREAPV
- a CDS encoding SpoIIE family protein phosphatase; the encoded protein is MTVEPCEGVWGPGERGEATLDLVLRQSTTCLNGLGAMVHRHDVAAGRLRLVAATGLDRESTAQWADLADQQDVAPAQAVRRAAFVHVAGDGLGNEAAGTVAVPLPGADAPVGVLSVFTAAPGEPDEAQRSLLRALAAWAGARLAGGPGTSPGPDGEAGVQRSLRMGELTAALAEAVTSRDVVRAVAEFVLAPFGADGLVFQVLEGDRLKVVGATGYPRQLLGLVDGILLGDHAQMQYMVRTRTPLFVESRAELAGRFPSLRHVTDASPKEAWAFLPMLASGRVIGVCVVSFSEPHSFSDDERSLLTALSGLVGQSLERARLYDTERARARELQRGLLPRTLPRLPAAVAAARYLPAGRGDEVGGDWYDLIPLSADRVAMVIGDVMGHGITEAATMGRLRTAVRTLADLEMPPDELFSRLNDLVSDLGEDFYATCLYAVFDPVARICSYALAGHPPPVVVHPDGTVHSPDVAPDPPLGAAKLPFATHELPMPDESLVVLCTDGLVESVIRDADEGLAQLRRTLARAPAEAACFEAADEDDDVRRLERLCDTVVSALLPDRGQTADDAGLLIVHARCTGAGDVASRDLRHDPRAAGEARACVREQLDAWGLGDLVLTTELLVSELVGNVVRHAKGPVRLRLLRSRSLICEVYDGSLTTPRVRHASYTDEGGRGLQLVAALSRRWGARYLHDGKCIWTEQDLPPAVHEGVSET